A region from the Toxotes jaculatrix isolate fToxJac2 chromosome 2, fToxJac2.pri, whole genome shotgun sequence genome encodes:
- the LOC121191277 gene encoding putative helicase mov-10-B.1, with protein sequence MRLLEVVHRRAPPRSEELLPTATNSLCDIPTAKWTPVKGSLLKRSLNWEFYSRRFHLLLHLEELQLKTEIEKYNQDDVPMFRHKNNTDILILRVVSGVAKKPPLRLSGNQVMVTPLDQSTASNNTFYAGWIRHLNAEQVYLKFGETFLSHFKEGMRVGVSFTINRMPLYMQHRAVAQACKQKLQEVLFPTGQLSSHHSHLHRLLELQSNPEQCLAIQHIVAATAKPAPYLVFGPPGTGKTVTLVEAIKQIVKTQASCTILACAPSNSATDHLCKKILEGKIGKSKLFRLYALSWPVQNIPKNIKFCCNLNQDTNTLFIPPKEELMKYKIMVTTLLTAGRLVTAKIPPGHYTYIFVDEAGQATETECIIPIAGLLNPQICQVVLAGDPKQLGPIVTSRMAVKHGLGVSLLERLMRDIDLYKSHEIHGFNHRFVTKLLRNYRSHPAILKIPNELFYEGELQPYAHKEKCSPYRKWERMPKKDFPLIFHGVAGINERDANSPSVYNIAEVEVLKEYLKSLIDHLHKKGVTKIEPGEIGIIAPYRKQVEKIQNALRTDKGLRKENLENILVGTVEQFQGKEFNVILVSTVRSNPTLTACDQRFTLGFVTDEKRFNVAMTRAQALLIVVGDPRVLITNRVWNKFIHYCYKEGAYRGITVSDAEVEDDGQTTELSQTVR encoded by the exons ATGCGCCTCTTAGAAGTTGTACATCGAAGAGCTCCTCCCCGCAGTGAAGAGCTCCTCCCCACAGCCACAAACTCATTGTGTGACATCCCAACTGCGAAGTGGACACCTGTCAAAGG GAGCCTGCTGAAGAGATCTCTGAACTGGGAGTTCTACTCCAGGAGGTTCCACTtgctgctgcatctggaggagctccagctgaagacagagatagagaaatACAACCAGGATGATGTGCCCATgttcagacacaaaaacaacacagacattcTCATTCTGCGGGTG GTTTCAGGTGTTGCTAAGAAACCACCATTGAGGCTGTCTGGGAACCAGGTGATGGTGACTCCTTTAGACCAGTCAACAGCTTCTAACAATACATTTTACGCAGGATGGATCCGTCATCTGAATGCAGAGCAGGTCTATCTGAAATTTGGCGAAAC GTTCCTGAGTCATTTCAAGGAGGGCATGAGAGTCGGTGTTAGCTTCACTATCAACCGTATGCCCCTGTATATGCAGCACAGAGCAGTAGCACAGGCATGCAAGCAGAAACTGCAGGAGGTGCTGTTCCCTACTGGACAACTTTCTTCCCATCATTCACATCTACACAG GCTGTTAGAGCTTCAGAGCAACCCGGAGCAGTGCCTGGCCATTCAACACATTGTAGCTGCTACTGCGAAACCTGCCCCTTACCTGGTATTTGGTCCACCTGGCACAG GCAAAACCGTGACCTTGGTGGAAGCCATCAAGCAGATAGTAAAAACCCAGGCCTCATGCACCATCCTGGCATGCGCTCCCTCCAACAGTGCAACTGATCACCTCTGTAAGAAGATTCTGGAAGGAAAGATTGGCAAGAGCAAGTTGTTTCGCTTGTACGCCCTCAGCTGGCCTGTGCAAAATATTCCCAAAAATATAAAG TTTTGCTGCAACCTGAaccaggacacaaacacacttttcattCCACCAAAAGAGGAGCTGATGAAGTATAAGATCATGGTCACCACCCTGCTGACTGCTGGAAG gcTTGTGACAGCAAAGATTCCTCCAGGTCATTACACTTACATCTTTGTGGATGAGGCAGGCCAGGCTACAGAAACAGAGTGTATCATCCCTATAGCAG GTTTACTGAACCCACAGATATGTCAGGTAGTGCTGGCTGGAGACCCTAAGCAGTTAGGCCCCATCGTCACATCCAGAATGGCAGTGAAACATGGCTTGG GCGTGTCCTTGTTGGAGCGTCTGATGAGGGACATCGACCTGTATAAGTCACATGAGATACACGGGTTCAACCACCGCTTTGTCACCAAATTATTGAGGAACTACAG GTCCCATCCTGCAATTCTGAAAATTCCCAATGAGCTCTTTTATGAAGGAGAACTTCAGCCATATGCTcataaagaaaaatgcagtcCATACCGCAAATGGGAACGAATGCCCAAGAAA gATTTCCCTTTGATCTTCCATGGAGTGGCAGGTATTAATGAGCGTGATGCCAACAGTCCTTCTGTTTACAACATAGCAGAGGTGGAGGTGTTGAAGGAATACTTAAAATCCCTCATTGACCATCTTCACAAAAAGGGTGTGACCAAAATTGAACCAGGAGAAATTGGCATCATTGCCCCATACAGGAAACAA GTGGAGAAGATCCAGAATGCCCTTCGGACAGACAAAGGTCTCAGGAAGGAAAACTTGGAAAACATACTG gtTGGTACTGTAGAGCAGTTTCAGGGCAAAGAGTTCAATGTGATTCTGGTGTCTACAGTGCGCAGCAATCCCACACTGACCGCGTGCGACCAACGATTCACTCTGGGCTTTGTTACTGACGAGAAG AGGTTCAATGTGGCAATGACCCGAGCCCAGGCACTACTGATTGTGGTGGGAGACCCAAGAGTCTTGATAACCAACCGTGTCTGGAACAA GTTTATCCATTACTGTTACAAAGAAGGGGCCTACCGTGGCATTACAGTCTCTGATGCAGAGGTAGAGGACGATGGACAGACTACTGAACTCTCACAGACCGTCCGGTAA